A part of Polynucleobacter sp. MG-Unter2-18 genomic DNA contains:
- a CDS encoding amino acid aminotransferase, with protein MNLFTSVQLAPKDPIFGLTEAYVADQRADKVNLGVGVYYTDEGKVPLLKAVIQAEEAIVAKHSPRSYIPIEGPNPYNSAVQNLLFGADSSLIKDGRVVTAECLGGTGALRVGADFIKRLNLNAPCAISNPTWENHRGIFESAGFEVVEYTYFDGKTRGVDFDGMVKSLESFPKYTTVLLHACCHNPTGADITEAQWRQVIDICKAKDLIPFLDMAYQGFADGIEKDGIAVRLFADSGMSFFVSSSFSKSFSLYGERVGALSIVTQSKDESTRVLSQLKRVIRTNYSNPPTHGAAIAAAVLNSPELRQLWEDELAQMRDRIKAMRHGLVEKLAAAGVKQDFAFIEAQRGMFSYSGLSAEQVDRLQKEDGIYALSTGRICVAALNTKNIDKVAQAIARVLA; from the coding sequence ATGAACCTTTTTACTTCAGTCCAGCTAGCCCCTAAAGACCCTATTTTTGGCCTCACAGAAGCCTATGTCGCCGATCAACGTGCAGACAAGGTCAACCTAGGTGTTGGCGTGTACTACACCGACGAAGGCAAGGTGCCTCTTTTGAAGGCAGTGATTCAGGCCGAAGAGGCGATTGTTGCAAAGCACTCACCGCGTAGCTACATTCCAATCGAAGGTCCAAATCCTTACAACAGCGCAGTTCAGAACTTATTATTCGGCGCTGACTCATCGCTCATCAAAGATGGTCGCGTGGTTACCGCCGAGTGCCTTGGTGGAACTGGCGCATTGCGAGTTGGCGCTGACTTCATTAAGCGCCTCAACTTAAATGCGCCATGCGCAATTAGTAATCCAACCTGGGAAAATCACCGCGGCATTTTTGAATCTGCTGGCTTTGAGGTAGTTGAGTACACCTACTTCGATGGCAAAACCCGCGGTGTAGATTTTGATGGCATGGTGAAGTCCTTAGAGTCTTTCCCAAAGTACACCACCGTATTGCTACACGCTTGCTGCCACAACCCAACTGGTGCTGACATTACCGAAGCGCAATGGCGTCAAGTGATCGATATCTGTAAAGCGAAAGACCTCATTCCATTTTTAGATATGGCCTACCAAGGCTTTGCTGATGGTATTGAGAAAGATGGCATTGCTGTGCGCTTGTTTGCGGATTCCGGCATGTCTTTCTTTGTATCGAGCTCCTTCTCCAAATCGTTCTCGCTTTATGGTGAACGCGTTGGCGCTTTGTCTATCGTGACGCAAAGCAAAGATGAGTCTACTCGTGTGCTCTCTCAATTGAAGCGCGTGATTCGTACAAATTATTCCAATCCTCCAACTCACGGTGCCGCAATTGCAGCCGCTGTTTTGAATTCACCAGAACTCAGACAGCTTTGGGAAGATGAATTAGCACAGATGCGTGATCGCATAAAAGCAATGCGTCATGGTCTCGTAGAAAAATTGGCTGCTGCTGGCGTGAAGCAAGACTTTGCTTTCATTGAAGCTCAGCGTGGAATGTTTTCTTACTCCGGATTAAGCGCTGAACAAGTAGATCGCCTACAAAAGGAAGATGGTATTTATGCCCTTTCCACGGGTCGTATTTGTGTAGCCGCCCTCAATACCAAAAATATTGACAAGGTAGCTCAAGCAATCGCCCGCGTATTGGCTTAA